One stretch of Pseudomonas fragi DNA includes these proteins:
- a CDS encoding pyridoxal phosphate-dependent aminotransferase encodes MITSKLPNVGTTIFTRMSQLAAETGAINLSQGFPDFDGPQALRDAVGQHIASGHNQYSPMTGLPALRTQVAAKIARSYGVQVDADTEVTITPGATQAIFCAIQAVIHAGDEVIVFDPCYDSYEPSVELAGGRCVHVQLGLDDFSIDWQKLEDALSPRTRMIILNSPHNPSGALISRAELDQLARLIADRDIYLISDEVYEHLVFDGVPHVSVLSHPELYDRAFVVSSFGKTYHVTGWKTGYVVAPPALTAELRKVHQYVSFCGVTPLQYALADFMSAHPEHVEELPGFYQAKRDLFCDLLSPSRFTFKPVAGTYFQLVDYSRIRPDLNDVDMAVWLTREHGVATIPVSVFYQTPPAGQRLVRLCFAKREETLREAAEKLCVI; translated from the coding sequence ATGATCACCAGCAAGTTGCCGAACGTCGGCACCACCATCTTCACGCGCATGTCGCAGCTCGCGGCAGAAACCGGCGCAATCAACCTGTCTCAGGGGTTCCCTGACTTCGATGGCCCGCAGGCGTTGCGTGATGCAGTTGGCCAGCACATTGCCAGTGGCCATAACCAATATTCCCCAATGACCGGCCTGCCTGCATTGCGTACCCAAGTGGCGGCCAAGATCGCCCGCAGTTATGGCGTGCAGGTCGATGCCGATACTGAAGTGACCATCACCCCGGGTGCGACCCAGGCCATTTTCTGTGCGATCCAGGCCGTGATTCATGCAGGCGATGAAGTTATCGTGTTCGACCCGTGCTACGACAGCTACGAGCCTTCGGTCGAGTTGGCGGGCGGTCGTTGCGTGCATGTGCAGCTGGGGCTGGATGACTTTTCGATCGACTGGCAAAAACTTGAAGATGCGCTGAGTCCGCGTACGCGCATGATTATCCTCAACAGCCCGCACAACCCCAGCGGTGCGTTGATCAGCCGTGCCGAGCTGGACCAGTTGGCCCGCCTGATTGCAGATCGTGATATCTACCTCATCAGCGATGAGGTGTACGAACACCTGGTGTTCGATGGCGTGCCCCATGTCAGTGTTTTGTCCCATCCCGAACTGTACGATCGTGCCTTCGTTGTCAGCTCATTCGGCAAGACCTATCACGTTACGGGCTGGAAAACCGGTTATGTGGTGGCACCGCCGGCGCTGACTGCCGAATTGCGCAAGGTTCACCAGTACGTCAGTTTTTGCGGGGTGACGCCTCTGCAATATGCGCTGGCTGACTTTATGAGTGCCCACCCGGAGCATGTTGAAGAGTTGCCCGGGTTTTACCAGGCCAAGCGGGACCTGTTTTGTGATTTGCTGAGCCCATCGCGTTTTACCTTCAAACCGGTGGCAGGGACGTATTTCCAGCTGGTGGATTACTCCCGTATTCGTCCGGACCTGAATGATGTCGACATGGCTGTGTGGCTGACCCGCGAGCACGGCGTGGCGACCATTCCGGTATCGGTGTTCTACCAGACCCCGCCCGCAGGGCAGCGGCTGGTTCGCCTGTGTTTTGCCAAACGCGAGGAGACGCTGCGTGAAGCAGCAGAAAAACTATGCGTGATCTAA